From Nymphaea colorata isolate Beijing-Zhang1983 chromosome 6, ASM883128v2, whole genome shotgun sequence, a single genomic window includes:
- the LOC116256533 gene encoding protein SLOW GREEN 1, chloroplastic-like — MASFPISLHLTTTTTRSRSSSLSFPFLNAPSPFLKIPGPVLFRKAPQTAPLVMAARGGGFPLRESWLTGPLRAFDSLLRRGGVFLTATAVFLGCLSAPFFGNQLSSAIAAPVTVEAPETQTEEEKERYLEEYLDAHPDDVDALKALMEVKIKMGKIPEAISVIDRLITLEPDEKEWPLMRGHVRSYEGDNEGAKQAFEEILAADPLSVEAYHGLVMAASQSQSTHELEGISKRIESAMVLCQKEQRREDARDFRLLMAQIRVVEGRYEEALKIYRELVKEDPKDFRPYLCQGIIYTLLRKKDDAEKQFEKYRRLVPRAHPYARFFDDNVLATKVFSQMAENQSVQR; from the coding sequence ATTCCCGGACCTGTTCTCTTCCGGAAAGCCCCCCAAACCGCCCCACTCGTCATGGCCGCCCGTGGCGGCGGTTTCCCTCTGCGGGAAAGCTGGCTTACGGGACCTCTTCGAGCCTTCGATTCCCTCCTCCGCAGGGGCGGTGTATTCCTTACTGCCACCGCGGTCTTCCTGGGTTGCCTTTCCGCTCCTTTCTTCGGAAACCAGCTTTCCTCCGCCATCGCCGCCCCGGTCACCGTGGAGGCGCCGGAGACCCAGACGGAGGAAGAGAAGGAACGTTATCTTGAGGAGTATCTTGACGCCCATCCGGACGATGTCGACGCACTCAAGGCTCTCATGGAGGTGAAAATCAAGATGGGGAAGATCCCGGAGGCCATATCGGTGATCGACCGGCTTATTACTCTCGAGCCGGATGAGAAGGAGTGGCCCTTAATGCGGGGACATGTTCGAAGCTACGAGGGAGATAACGAGGGCGCGAAGCAGGCTTTCGAGGAGATACTCGCCGCAGACCCCCTCTCCGTTGAGGCATACCACGGCTTGGTGATGGCTGCGTCACAGTCGCAGTCGACTCATGAGCTGGAGGGCATCTCCAAAAGGATCGAGTCTGCGATGGTCTTGTGCCAGAAGGAGCAGAGAAGAGAGGACGCACGCGATTTCAGGCTGCTCATGGCCCAAATTAGGGTCGTGGAGGGCAGATATGAGGAAGCATTGAAGATTTACCGAGAACTTGTGAAGGAGGATCCGAAGGATTTTAGACCTTACCTGTGTCAGGGCATCATCTACACGTTGCTGAGGAAGAAGGACGACGCAGAGAAGCAATTTGAGAAGTACCGGAGGCTCGTCCCCAGAGCCCATCCTTATGCCCGCTTCTTCGATGACAACGTTCTGGCGACGAAAGTTTTCTCACAGATGGCAGAAAATCAAAGTGTGCAGAGATGA